One Candidatus Binatia bacterium genomic window carries:
- the atpG gene encoding ATP synthase F1 subunit gamma, which produces MASLKIIRKRITSVKSTQKITKAMKMVSAAKLRRAQDAAIAARPYADKLTDLLRNVAARLGATGHPLLQTRAEERMTHVLLVTADRGLCGGYNSNLIRKAERLIEERGWDRVRMTIVGRRGFDYFKRRPVTIVDKHINLFGGPSAELARQIGEQLAREFAEGTSDAVALIYARFRSALVQVPTEQRLLPIAPEATEGKTAVEYLYEPNAALLLDRLLRQYVTVLIHRAFLEATASEHGARMTAMDSATNNASEMIDRLTLEMNRARQATITKELMEIIGGAEALKG; this is translated from the coding sequence ATGGCGAGCCTGAAGATCATTCGTAAGCGTATCACCTCGGTGAAGAGCACGCAGAAGATCACCAAAGCCATGAAGATGGTGTCGGCGGCCAAGCTGCGGCGCGCGCAGGACGCCGCCATAGCGGCGCGTCCGTACGCGGACAAACTCACCGATCTGCTGCGCAATGTCGCCGCGCGCCTGGGCGCCACGGGGCATCCGCTGCTGCAAACGCGGGCGGAGGAACGCATGACCCACGTTCTCCTGGTGACCGCGGACCGCGGCTTGTGCGGCGGCTACAACAGCAATCTGATCCGTAAGGCGGAAAGGCTCATCGAGGAACGTGGCTGGGACCGCGTGCGTATGACCATCGTCGGCCGCCGCGGCTTCGATTACTTCAAACGGCGCCCCGTCACCATCGTCGATAAGCACATCAACTTGTTCGGCGGACCTTCCGCCGAGCTGGCGCGGCAGATTGGAGAACAGCTGGCGCGTGAATTTGCCGAAGGCACGAGCGACGCCGTCGCCCTGATCTACGCCCGCTTCCGGTCGGCACTGGTGCAGGTGCCGACCGAGCAACGCCTCCTGCCGATCGCGCCGGAAGCCACCGAGGGCAAGACCGCCGTGGAATATCTCTACGAGCCCAACGCCGCGTTGCTTCTCGACCGCCTGCTGCGGCAGTACGTTACCGTGCTTATTCACCGTGCCTTCTTGGAAGCGACGGCCAGCGAGCATGGCGCGCGCATGACGGCTATGGACAGCGCTACCAACAATGCCTCAGAAATGATCGACCGGTTGACGTTGGAAATGAACCGTGCCCGCCAAGCAACGATTACCAAAGAACTGATGGAGATCATCGGCGGCGCCGAGGCCCTCAAGGGCTGA
- a CDS encoding polymer-forming cytoskeletal protein, with protein sequence MALFAKDDKVQRPDPARAPVSSQTWTAETPRTTESVQAHLGKGSRVEGKLTFEGSVEIDGCIDGEIGAQDAVIIGDSAVINAQIHAETIIIKGKVTGDLTARKRVELRAPGRLVGNITTPSLVIHEGVVFEGHCSMGGGSEVKADKSDRKVALFPKEERTPTSVRLQSEAVK encoded by the coding sequence ATGGCCTTATTCGCGAAGGACGACAAAGTGCAGCGCCCTGACCCTGCCAGGGCACCGGTCAGCTCGCAGACATGGACCGCTGAGACCCCGAGAACCACCGAGTCAGTCCAGGCACATCTCGGCAAGGGCAGTCGTGTAGAAGGAAAACTGACGTTCGAAGGCAGCGTGGAGATCGATGGTTGCATCGACGGCGAAATCGGCGCGCAGGACGCAGTTATCATCGGCGACAGCGCGGTCATCAACGCGCAGATACATGCGGAAACCATCATCATCAAAGGCAAAGTCACGGGGGACCTCACCGCACGCAAACGGGTTGAACTGCGCGCACCTGGCCGGCTCGTGGGGAATATCACTACCCCAAGCCTCGTGATTCATGAAGGTGTCGTGTTTGAAGGGCATTGCTCGATGGGAGGGGGATCTGAGGTAAAGGCGGATAAATCGGACCGTAAAGTGGCTCTCTTTCCGAAAGAGGAACGGACTCCCACGTCCGTCCGGTTGCAGTCAGAGGCGGTCAAGTAG
- a CDS encoding ParB/RepB/Spo0J family partition protein, whose protein sequence is MEALNKRRALGRGLGALIPSAYTTEETPTDTFVPLSAIHPNPRQPRQWFSDEGIEELAESIRQKGILQPLLVRRTNDGFELIAGERRLRAARRVGMEHVPVLVREANEVEMLEMALIENIQRENLNPLEEARAYRRLLDEFDLTQEEIARRVGKDRSTVANTMRLLLLPDEVKGQIERGMLSAGHARALAGADSDAVKIQLSREVISHRLTVRQTERLAKEHRRPSAGTDLQAAEQRLTEALGTRVRLLPGRNGSGKIDIQYYSLEELNGLIDRLASPAECRAEL, encoded by the coding sequence ATGGAGGCCTTGAACAAGCGCCGGGCTCTGGGCCGCGGCCTGGGAGCATTGATCCCGAGCGCGTACACAACCGAGGAAACACCGACTGACACCTTCGTTCCGCTGTCTGCGATTCACCCGAACCCACGACAACCCCGCCAATGGTTCTCCGACGAGGGCATCGAAGAACTGGCCGAATCGATTCGGCAGAAAGGGATTTTGCAGCCGTTGTTGGTGCGCCGCACGAACGATGGCTTTGAGCTGATCGCCGGCGAGCGGCGACTACGGGCGGCGCGGCGCGTGGGCATGGAGCACGTGCCGGTGCTGGTCCGCGAGGCGAACGAGGTTGAAATGCTGGAGATGGCCCTCATCGAAAACATCCAGCGGGAAAACCTCAATCCGCTGGAAGAAGCACGCGCCTACCGCCGCTTGCTGGACGAATTCGATCTCACGCAGGAGGAGATCGCCAGGCGCGTGGGCAAGGATCGGTCCACCGTTGCCAACACCATGCGGCTGCTGCTGCTTCCCGATGAGGTGAAAGGCCAAATCGAACGTGGCATGCTCTCTGCCGGCCACGCCCGCGCGCTGGCCGGCGCGGACTCGGATGCGGTGAAGATCCAACTGTCCCGTGAAGTGATCTCCCACCGATTGACCGTCCGGCAAACCGAGCGATTGGCGAAAGAGCACAGGCGACCCTCGGCGGGTACGGACCTCCAGGCGGCGGAGCAACGGCTCACTGAAGCGCTCGGCACGCGCGTCCGACTGCTGCCCGGACGGAACGGTTCTGGAAAAATCGACATCCAGTACTATTCGTTAGAAGAGCTGAACGGCCTGATCGACCGGCTCGCGTCGCCAGCGGAGTGTCGCGCCGAGCTATAA
- a CDS encoding ATP synthase F0 subunit B, with product MEFQLDSFLIQIASFVILWLGLKRLLFDPALQVLEAREARTSGLAREAAEMKSAADRSAAEYEARMREIRHQLAVEAEAARVVTRTQERQVISVARDQVSHQLMQLRDTLSRQAEEARPALAAEARDLSARMLERVVGRRLA from the coding sequence ATGGAGTTTCAACTTGATTCCTTCCTGATCCAGATTGCGTCGTTCGTCATTCTCTGGCTCGGCTTGAAGCGCCTGCTCTTTGATCCGGCCTTGCAGGTGCTGGAGGCCCGCGAAGCCCGGACCTCAGGGCTCGCCCGCGAGGCCGCGGAAATGAAATCCGCTGCGGACCGTTCGGCCGCGGAATACGAAGCCCGCATGCGCGAAATTCGTCATCAGCTGGCCGTGGAAGCAGAAGCTGCGCGCGTCGTTACGCGGACGCAGGAGCGGCAGGTCATCTCTGTGGCACGCGATCAGGTGAGCCATCAGCTCATGCAGCTGCGGGACACCTTGAGCCGCCAGGCCGAGGAGGCCCGGCCGGCGCTGGCCGCCGAGGCCCGCGACCTTTCTGCCCGCATGCTTGAGCGCGTCGTCGGGAGAAGGCTTGCATGA
- the atpA gene encoding F0F1 ATP synthase subunit alpha, giving the protein MEIRPAEISEVIKRQISEYGREVEVRETGRVLSCGDGIARIYGLEKVAAGELIQFPHDIYGIVLNLEEDNVGAAVFGEVEAIKEGDEVRRTNRIAEVPVGDALLGRVVDALGQPIDGKGPIATSESRRIELKAPGIVARQPVKEPLQTGIKAIDAMIPIGRGQRELIIGDRQTGKTAVALDTIVNQRGGDVACIYVAIGQKRSTVAQVVDKLARFGAMEYTIVVAATASEAAPLQFIAPYTGCTIGEYFRDNRRHALVIYDDLSKHAVAYRQLSLLLRRPPGREAYPGDVFYLHSRLLERAAKMSEDRGGGSLTALPIIETQAGDVSAYIPTNVISITDGQIFLETDLFYSGVRPAVNVGISVSRVGGSAQIKAMKQVAGSLRIELAQYREMAAFAQFGSDLDATTQRQLARGSRLVEVLKQGQYDPQPIERQVLIIYAATNGYVDHLPESAVTRYEAELYRFVDNRHPDLFADIRTKKQFDDELKTKVSKVLNEFKDVFAA; this is encoded by the coding sequence ATGGAGATTCGCCCAGCCGAAATTAGCGAAGTCATCAAGCGCCAGATCAGCGAGTACGGGCGCGAAGTCGAGGTGCGCGAGACCGGCCGCGTCCTTTCTTGTGGCGACGGCATCGCCCGCATCTACGGCCTCGAAAAAGTCGCCGCTGGCGAGCTCATTCAGTTTCCCCATGACATTTATGGGATTGTGCTCAACCTGGAGGAAGACAACGTCGGCGCGGCCGTGTTCGGCGAGGTGGAAGCCATCAAGGAAGGCGACGAGGTACGCCGCACCAACCGCATCGCCGAAGTGCCTGTTGGGGATGCCCTGCTCGGGCGGGTGGTCGACGCGCTCGGGCAGCCGATCGACGGCAAAGGCCCCATCGCCACCAGCGAGAGCCGGCGCATCGAACTGAAGGCGCCGGGGATCGTCGCCCGGCAGCCGGTGAAAGAACCTTTGCAGACCGGAATAAAGGCCATCGATGCCATGATCCCCATCGGCCGCGGTCAACGCGAATTGATCATCGGCGACCGACAGACCGGAAAGACGGCAGTCGCGCTAGACACCATCGTCAACCAGCGCGGCGGTGACGTGGCGTGCATCTACGTCGCCATCGGACAAAAGCGCTCCACGGTGGCGCAGGTGGTCGACAAGCTCGCCCGATTCGGAGCTATGGAATACACCATCGTGGTCGCAGCCACCGCCTCCGAGGCCGCGCCTCTGCAGTTCATCGCCCCGTACACTGGTTGCACCATCGGTGAGTACTTTCGCGACAATCGCCGCCATGCATTGGTCATTTACGACGACCTTTCGAAGCACGCCGTGGCCTACCGGCAGTTGTCGCTGCTGCTGCGGCGCCCGCCGGGCCGTGAAGCATACCCCGGCGACGTGTTCTACCTGCACTCGCGGCTGTTGGAGCGCGCCGCCAAGATGAGCGAGGATCGTGGCGGCGGTTCCCTGACGGCACTGCCGATCATCGAAACCCAGGCCGGTGACGTCTCGGCATACATTCCCACCAACGTGATCTCGATCACTGACGGACAGATTTTCCTCGAGACCGACCTGTTCTACTCGGGCGTACGACCGGCCGTGAACGTCGGCATCTCGGTGTCCCGTGTCGGCGGCTCGGCACAGATTAAGGCCATGAAGCAGGTGGCTGGCTCCCTGCGCATCGAGCTGGCGCAGTATCGTGAGATGGCCGCCTTCGCACAGTTCGGGTCTGATTTGGACGCCACTACCCAGCGGCAACTGGCGCGCGGCAGCCGGCTGGTCGAGGTGCTGAAGCAGGGACAGTACGATCCACAGCCCATCGAGCGTCAGGTGTTGATCATCTACGCTGCCACCAACGGCTATGTTGACCATCTGCCGGAGAGCGCCGTAACACGGTACGAGGCCGAACTGTACCGCTTCGTCGACAACCGCCATCCCGACCTGTTCGCGGACATTCGCACGAAGAAGCAGTTTGACGACGAACTGAAGACCAAGGTCAGCAAGGTGCTCAACGAATTCAAGGACGTTTTCGCCGCGTGA
- the atpH gene encoding ATP synthase F1 subunit delta: MSAVSRRYAKAIFALAEDEQSLEQTAEQLGRLAALVQDPTVGPVLRSPLLSPRRRRDLAQTVAQGLSLSNLLARFLAVLSDHQRLSELPAIAEYFQRLLDQTLGRVRIAIRSARVLDPAQEQQIAAAFARLTGKQVMPAAVVDPELLGGVLVEVEGKVYDGSVRTQLERLAKELSGTVAR, encoded by the coding sequence ATGAGCGCCGTGTCCCGGCGGTACGCCAAGGCCATCTTCGCTCTGGCAGAAGACGAGCAGTCGTTGGAGCAGACGGCCGAGCAACTCGGTCGCCTGGCGGCCCTCGTGCAGGATCCCACCGTTGGCCCGGTGTTGCGCAGCCCGCTGCTGTCGCCGCGGCGCCGCCGTGACCTGGCGCAAACGGTGGCCCAAGGGCTGTCCCTTTCCAATCTGCTGGCGCGTTTTCTTGCTGTGCTCAGCGACCACCAGCGTCTGAGCGAACTGCCGGCCATCGCCGAATACTTCCAACGTCTCTTGGATCAGACACTGGGACGCGTCCGTATTGCCATCCGCAGCGCCCGTGTCCTGGACCCGGCACAGGAACAACAGATCGCGGCGGCCTTCGCGCGCCTGACGGGAAAGCAGGTCATGCCGGCGGCGGTGGTGGATCCCGAGCTCCTCGGCGGCGTGCTCGTGGAAGTGGAAGGTAAAGTCTACGACGGTAGCGTACGCACCCAATTGGAGCGCCTCGCCAAGGAGCTCAGCGGCACGGTTGCGCGCTAG